The following is a genomic window from Gammaproteobacteria bacterium.
GCCGGCCACATCGGCATCCTCGGCGTGGACAAGCACGGCGTGGAGTTTTATCAGCTCACGTTGGGCGGTTCGGCCAGTAACGACGCCGCGCTGGGGGATCGGCTGGGACCGTCGGTGGCCAAGGCCGAGGTCGCGGATGTCATCGGCAAGCTCATCGACGTGTTCGTGGAAAACCGCGAGGGCGAGGAACGTTTCGTTGATTGCTATCGCCGCATCGGCATGGCGCCCTTCAAGGCGCGCGTATACGGCGACGCCGAGGAAGAAAAGGAAGCCGCCTGATGCGCGTCATCGACAAGGATCTGCATATCGTTGACGATGGCTGGCAACTGGTCATCGACGAGGCAGAATTGCCCGCGGGCGACGTCATCGTCAGCGTCGCGCGCTGGCAGAAGGAACGCGACGCATTGCTGGCACGTGGCGGCAGGCTGGGCTTGAAGGTAGGTGGCGACACACCAGTCACCACCATCGCCGATGACCTTGAACATTTTGCGCTGATCGCGCTGGAATTTCCCAAGTTCGGCGACGGCCGCTGCTTCTCGCATGCCCGTCTGCTGCGTGAGCGGTATAACTACAAGGGCGAATTGCGCGCGGTGGGCGACGTGCAGCGCGACCAGCTTTACTTCATGCGCCGCTGCGGCATCGACTCCTTTGCCGTGCGCGCCGACAAGGACATCGAAGACGCCCTCAACGCCTTCAAGGAATTCACCGTCCGTTATCAGCCGGCTGCGGACGACGC
Proteins encoded in this region:
- a CDS encoding DUF934 domain-containing protein translates to MRVIDKDLHIVDDGWQLVIDEAELPAGDVIVSVARWQKERDALLARGGRLGLKVGGDTPVTTIADDLEHFALIALEFPKFGDGRCFSHARLLRERYNYKGELRAVGDVQRDQLYFMRRCGIDSFAVRADKDIEDALNAFKEFTVRYQPAADDAQPIYRYR